The Candidatus Koribacter versatilis Ellin345 genome has a segment encoding these proteins:
- a CDS encoding HAMP domain-containing sensor histidine kinase, protein MKSLYIAIILATIAVLGIAIVGSQALSQAMIDDYINPTFDDMDEVSVQEAADKLQTTGPPAVAVYMHRLDSVFGGSHYLLDARGNDVVSGQSLSRYLPKPPLTKARETHQREFVIAHQSADGKYWFVVVGPYHRKDLPFYHYNFLILGTCLLMCGLAAWYVVSPIRRISAGIRQFGEGDLAVRLPVRRRDEIGSLAQSFNGMAERIQTIFLSGQRLLADISHELRSPLARLHFSVKLARTAPDRDAALDRVKRDIDRLTTLVSSLVEIARAEGSAAYRAFEEVSINHLIADTVRDCAVEIEARGGRIHLAAAPGVVVVGSSELLRRAVENVLRNAIRHAPEGTAIDVELGLHAQIATISIRDYGPGVPEEFVEKIFDSFFRTEEARDADSGGVGLGLSIAKRAVQVHRGVIRASNANPGLRVEIELPAEAASFAGETARA, encoded by the coding sequence GTGAAATCCCTCTACATTGCGATCATCCTGGCCACCATTGCAGTCCTCGGCATTGCCATCGTCGGCAGCCAGGCCCTCTCGCAGGCGATGATCGACGACTACATCAACCCCACCTTCGACGACATGGACGAAGTCTCCGTGCAAGAAGCCGCCGATAAGCTACAGACCACGGGACCGCCCGCCGTCGCGGTCTACATGCACCGCCTCGATTCCGTCTTCGGCGGTTCGCATTACCTGCTCGACGCCCGCGGCAACGATGTCGTCTCAGGCCAAAGCCTTTCGCGATACCTGCCCAAGCCGCCGCTCACCAAGGCGCGGGAGACCCATCAGCGAGAGTTCGTCATCGCGCACCAATCCGCTGACGGCAAATACTGGTTTGTCGTCGTCGGCCCCTATCACCGTAAGGACCTCCCGTTCTATCACTACAACTTCCTCATCCTCGGCACATGTCTCCTCATGTGCGGACTCGCAGCCTGGTATGTCGTCTCGCCCATCCGCCGTATTTCCGCCGGAATCCGCCAGTTCGGCGAAGGCGATCTTGCGGTTCGTTTGCCGGTCCGCCGCCGTGACGAAATCGGCAGCCTCGCGCAATCCTTCAACGGCATGGCCGAACGCATTCAAACCATTTTTTTGAGCGGTCAGCGCCTGCTCGCCGACATCTCGCATGAGCTGCGCTCTCCGCTCGCGCGCCTGCATTTCTCCGTCAAGCTCGCGCGTACCGCGCCTGACCGCGACGCCGCCCTCGATCGCGTCAAGCGCGACATCGATCGCCTGACCACTCTCGTCTCCAGCTTGGTTGAGATCGCTCGCGCTGAAGGCAGCGCCGCCTATCGCGCGTTTGAAGAAGTGTCCATTAACCACCTCATCGCCGATACCGTCCGCGACTGTGCGGTTGAGATCGAGGCACGCGGAGGCCGCATCCACCTTGCTGCCGCGCCCGGAGTCGTCGTGGTCGGAAGTTCTGAACTTCTGCGGCGCGCCGTCGAAAATGTTTTGCGCAACGCGATTCGCCACGCTCCGGAAGGCACTGCGATTGATGTCGAACTCGGCCTGCACGCGCAGATCGCAACCATTTCCATCCGCGACTACGGCCCCGGCGTGCCCGAAGAATTCGTCGAGAAGATCTTCGACTCCTTCTTCCGCACCGAAGAAGCGCGTGATGCCGACAGCGGTGGCGTCGGCCTCGGGCTCTCCATTGCCAAGCGCGCGGTGCAAGTTCATCGTGGCGTAATCCGTGCGAGCAATGCCAATCCCGGCTTGCGCGTGGAAATCGAACTGCCCGCCGAAGCCGCGTCGTTCGCGGGTGAAACCGCGCGCGCGTAG
- a CDS encoding response regulator transcription factor, whose protein sequence is MMHNFPVTSPMGSSDESAGLSLLLIDDDAELCEMMSEFLVQHGHSVDCIRNGPDGLKSAAETKYDLVILDVMLPGMNGFTLLSQLRRRTPVPVIMLTARTAPHDRIQGLEAGADDYLPKPFDPDELLARVRAVLRRASQAPADALFDFTFDDVRINARTRQVWLKADLIDLTAVEFDILYLLVCSAGRVLTREEISLAILERRLMSHDRSLDVHISHIRSKLETLAPFIQTVRGVGYVFTGSRRQVL, encoded by the coding sequence ATGATGCATAATTTTCCCGTCACTTCACCCATGGGCTCTTCCGACGAATCCGCCGGCCTATCGCTCCTCCTCATCGACGACGACGCCGAACTCTGCGAGATGATGAGCGAGTTCCTCGTCCAGCACGGCCACTCCGTGGACTGCATTCGCAACGGCCCCGATGGCCTGAAATCCGCCGCCGAAACCAAATACGATCTCGTGATCCTCGACGTGATGCTCCCCGGCATGAACGGCTTCACGTTGCTGAGCCAGCTCCGCCGCCGCACCCCGGTTCCGGTCATTATGCTCACCGCCCGCACCGCCCCGCATGACCGCATCCAGGGCCTCGAGGCCGGTGCCGACGACTATCTGCCCAAGCCCTTCGATCCCGATGAACTCCTCGCCCGCGTGCGTGCCGTCCTCCGCCGTGCTTCCCAGGCACCCGCCGACGCTCTCTTCGATTTCACCTTCGACGACGTACGCATCAACGCGCGTACCCGGCAAGTCTGGCTGAAGGCCGACTTAATCGACCTCACCGCGGTCGAGTTTGACATCCTGTACCTCTTGGTCTGTTCTGCCGGACGCGTCCTCACGCGAGAAGAAATTTCGCTCGCCATTCTCGAACGCCGCCTCATGTCGCACGATCGCTCGCTCGACGTTCACATCAGCCACATCCGCAGTAAATTGGAGACCCTCGCGCCGTTCATCCAGACCGTCCGCGGTGTCGGCTACGTCTTCACCGGCAGCCGAAGGCAGGTCTTGTGA
- a CDS encoding glycoside hydrolase family 3 protein has translation MHLDKDGEKWADKTLKSMSLEEKVGQMFMIWSKAQFVNVQSPDFLKLRDTMARYHLGGFGVTVNFEDGFLFKTEPYEAAMMINELQQGSEIPLIIAADFERGLSMRLKEATDFPHAMAFGATNNPAYAKEFGRITALESRAIGVEWNWFPDADVNSNPANPIINTRSFGEDPQAVASMVKAYIEGAHAEGLLTTVKHFPGHGDTDTDTHLATARINQPLEHIQNVELVPFKAAIDAGVDSVMIGHLVVPALDPDTNRVATISPKIVNGTLKKDLGFQGLVVTDAMEMNGLAKLFGFGPEGSARAAVAAVKAGDDMLLLPSDLDGAYEGLIKAVKRGEIPESRIDESVRKILRMKASVGLNKAKLVDVEQMKNLIARPDSLSVAQEIADSAVTLVRSNDKTLPLRAKTVGTSGPHATYEKPEGVRGRQLAVIITDDSRSESGRIFDQQIRRRSPEMRTIWVDDRNAVGMSDTVLQAVREAEKVVVAIYAIPSAGRVKVENGQFKASSDMSDAPAALVKNILRVAGSRTVVVAMGNPYLAQDFPEVQNYMCTYSNAQVSDVAAVKALFGDIAIRGHLPVTIPQFAERGAGIQLPAK, from the coding sequence GTGCATCTGGACAAGGACGGCGAGAAGTGGGCCGATAAGACCTTGAAGAGCATGTCGCTCGAAGAGAAGGTTGGGCAGATGTTCATGATCTGGTCGAAGGCCCAGTTTGTGAACGTGCAGAGCCCGGATTTTCTCAAGCTGCGCGACACCATGGCGCGGTATCACCTGGGCGGGTTCGGCGTGACCGTGAATTTCGAAGATGGGTTCCTGTTCAAGACCGAGCCGTACGAGGCCGCGATGATGATCAACGAGTTGCAGCAGGGCTCGGAGATACCGCTGATCATTGCCGCCGATTTCGAGCGCGGGCTCTCGATGCGTCTGAAGGAAGCCACTGATTTCCCGCACGCGATGGCGTTTGGGGCGACTAACAATCCGGCGTATGCGAAGGAGTTTGGGCGGATCACGGCGCTGGAGTCGCGCGCCATTGGCGTGGAGTGGAACTGGTTTCCTGATGCCGACGTGAATTCGAACCCGGCAAACCCGATCATCAATACGCGCTCGTTTGGCGAGGACCCGCAGGCGGTGGCGTCGATGGTGAAGGCCTACATCGAGGGCGCTCATGCGGAAGGCCTGCTCACGACGGTGAAGCACTTCCCCGGTCACGGCGACACCGATACCGACACACACCTGGCTACAGCGCGAATCAATCAGCCGCTGGAGCATATCCAGAACGTTGAGTTGGTGCCGTTCAAGGCCGCGATTGATGCGGGCGTGGACTCGGTGATGATCGGACATCTCGTGGTGCCGGCACTCGATCCCGATACCAATCGGGTTGCGACTATCTCGCCGAAGATCGTGAACGGCACTCTCAAGAAAGACCTCGGGTTCCAGGGGCTCGTCGTCACCGATGCAATGGAGATGAACGGGCTGGCGAAGCTGTTCGGCTTCGGGCCGGAAGGCTCGGCGCGAGCGGCCGTAGCGGCAGTGAAGGCCGGTGATGACATGCTTCTGCTGCCGTCGGACCTCGACGGCGCGTACGAAGGGCTGATCAAAGCGGTGAAACGCGGCGAGATTCCGGAGTCGCGGATTGACGAGTCGGTGCGGAAGATCCTGCGGATGAAGGCTTCGGTGGGGCTGAACAAGGCCAAGCTGGTAGACGTGGAGCAGATGAAGAACCTCATCGCGCGTCCGGATAGCCTGTCAGTGGCGCAGGAAATCGCGGATTCCGCGGTGACACTGGTGCGCAGCAACGACAAAACCCTGCCCCTGCGGGCGAAAACAGTGGGAACCAGCGGGCCTCATGCAACGTATGAGAAACCAGAGGGAGTCCGGGGAAGGCAGCTTGCGGTCATCATAACGGATGATTCGCGGAGCGAGTCGGGCCGGATCTTCGATCAGCAGATTCGGCGGCGATCGCCGGAGATGCGGACCATCTGGGTGGATGATCGCAACGCCGTGGGCATGAGCGACACCGTATTGCAGGCGGTACGCGAGGCGGAGAAAGTTGTGGTCGCGATTTACGCGATTCCCAGCGCCGGACGCGTGAAGGTGGAGAACGGCCAGTTCAAGGCCTCGAGCGACATGAGCGATGCGCCGGCGGCGCTGGTGAAGAACATTTTGCGCGTAGCTGGGAGCCGCACGGTGGTGGTCGCAATGGGGAATCCGTATCTGGCGCAGGATTTCCCGGAAGTGCAGAACTATATGTGCACGTATTCCAATGCGCAGGTTTCAGACGTAGCGGCGGTGAAAGCGCTGTTCGGCGACATCGCTATTCGTGGTCACCTGCCGGTGACGATTCCGCAGTTCGCCGAGCGCGGCGCGGGGATCCAGCTACCGGCAAAGTAG
- the metK gene encoding methionine adenosyltransferase → MSTHAVPARATNPSVEAPVTFTFTSESVSEGHPDKVCDYIADSILDAHIAQDPKARVACEVLCKGDNVVLAGEITSEAKGIDHEAIAREAIREIGYTRACDDFNADGVTVHQFLSKQSAHIALGVDTSTNTEHEQGAGDQGIMFGYATAETPTLMPLPIALAHRLTRGLAEDRKAGKVHWLCPDAKSQVSVLYEGNTPVAVTDVLISTQHSAAIEQEQIAEYVKTQLAPRVLADWAHDGIRYFVNPTGCFENGGPAADAGVTGRKIIVDTYGGFARHGGGAFSGKDPSKVDRSAAYFCRYVAREVVKTELAKRAEIQVAYAIGVAKPVSVKVETFGTGDPAAAVEFVKTFDFRPAAIIERLNLLRPIYRQTTNYGHFGKPELPWEQ, encoded by the coding sequence ATGTCAACGCACGCCGTTCCCGCAAGAGCAACCAATCCATCCGTCGAAGCCCCCGTCACTTTCACCTTCACTTCGGAATCGGTCTCGGAAGGTCATCCCGATAAAGTCTGCGACTACATCGCCGACTCCATCCTCGACGCCCACATCGCGCAGGATCCCAAAGCCCGCGTCGCCTGCGAAGTCCTCTGCAAGGGCGACAATGTCGTCCTAGCCGGGGAGATCACCTCGGAGGCGAAGGGTATCGACCACGAAGCCATCGCCCGTGAAGCCATCCGAGAGATCGGCTATACCCGCGCCTGCGATGACTTCAACGCCGACGGCGTCACCGTTCACCAGTTCCTCTCCAAGCAGTCGGCGCACATCGCGCTCGGCGTAGATACTTCAACCAACACCGAGCACGAACAGGGCGCGGGCGACCAGGGCATCATGTTCGGCTACGCTACCGCTGAAACGCCTACGCTGATGCCGTTGCCCATCGCGCTCGCCCATCGCCTTACCCGTGGCCTCGCCGAAGATCGCAAGGCCGGCAAAGTTCACTGGCTCTGTCCCGACGCCAAATCCCAGGTCTCAGTTCTCTACGAAGGCAACACGCCCGTCGCCGTCACCGATGTCCTTATCTCCACGCAGCACTCCGCCGCCATCGAGCAGGAACAGATCGCCGAATATGTGAAGACGCAACTCGCTCCGCGCGTCCTCGCCGACTGGGCGCACGATGGCATTCGCTACTTCGTGAACCCCACCGGCTGCTTCGAAAACGGTGGTCCCGCGGCCGACGCCGGCGTCACCGGACGCAAGATCATCGTCGACACCTACGGCGGCTTCGCCCGCCACGGTGGCGGTGCCTTCAGCGGCAAAGATCCGTCGAAGGTCGATCGCAGCGCGGCGTACTTCTGCCGCTACGTCGCTCGCGAAGTCGTGAAGACCGAATTAGCCAAGCGCGCGGAAATCCAGGTCGCCTACGCCATCGGCGTTGCGAAGCCAGTTTCGGTGAAAGTCGAAACCTTCGGTACGGGCGATCCCGCCGCAGCCGTCGAATTCGTCAAGACGTTCGACTTCCGCCCCGCCGCGATCATCGAGCGCCTGAACCTGCTGCGCCCCATCTACCGCCAAACCACCAACTACGGCCACTTCGGCAAACCCGAGTTGCCGTGGGAACAGTAA
- a CDS encoding zinc ribbon domain-containing protein, protein MEHPCHRCNAMIEDSAPFCPKCGAPQIRVTVEEGNQAVTPPFDHGTPGGIQPPATPVYPAGWNPAHALNPRKINWRMALPGAALAGIIAGVLMILPYFNVLFFVWIFLAGSAAALAYRNKSGNPISGGMGAKIGALAGMFASILPAIGFAVMTLAKPDELRTQLRQALENSPRNSDPATAKAMQDIMQSATSPEGLVVLVILSVMLMICFFVIVCAVGGAAGSTLKRERQ, encoded by the coding sequence GTGGAACATCCGTGCCATCGCTGTAACGCCATGATCGAGGACAGCGCCCCGTTTTGCCCTAAATGCGGTGCGCCTCAGATCCGCGTGACGGTGGAAGAGGGCAATCAGGCGGTGACGCCGCCATTCGATCATGGGACGCCGGGAGGGATCCAGCCTCCTGCTACGCCGGTGTATCCGGCGGGATGGAATCCAGCGCACGCGTTGAACCCGCGCAAGATCAATTGGAGGATGGCGTTGCCGGGGGCGGCGCTGGCGGGGATCATCGCGGGCGTGCTGATGATCCTGCCGTACTTCAATGTCCTGTTTTTCGTCTGGATTTTCCTGGCGGGATCGGCAGCGGCGCTGGCTTATCGCAATAAGTCGGGAAACCCGATCAGCGGCGGGATGGGAGCGAAGATCGGCGCGCTGGCGGGGATGTTTGCGTCGATCCTTCCCGCTATTGGATTTGCCGTGATGACGCTGGCGAAGCCCGACGAACTGCGTACGCAGTTGCGTCAGGCGCTGGAGAACTCTCCGCGGAATTCGGACCCGGCGACGGCAAAGGCGATGCAGGACATCATGCAGAGCGCCACGTCCCCAGAGGGCTTGGTGGTGCTAGTGATTCTCTCGGTGATGTTGATGATCTGCTTTTTCGTGATCGTGTGCGCGGTGGGCGGCGCGGCGGGATCGACGTTGAAGCGGGAGCGGCAGTAG
- the pyrR gene encoding bifunctional pyr operon transcriptional regulator/uracil phosphoribosyltransferase PyrR: MSPTSSATLRDKVQLMSASEIERTLVRLAHEIVEKNNGVQNLALVGIRRRGVPLAERVATILERIEKTPVPVGTLDITLYRDDLSTVDATPQVKPKALECDIVGKDVVLVDDVLYTGRTIRAALDALIDCGRPRRVQLLVLVDRGHRELPIEATFVGRRVPTTEDEVVEVKLQELDGSEKVMLAERINP; this comes from the coding sequence ATGAGTCCCACGAGTTCCGCTACCTTGCGCGACAAGGTGCAGTTGATGTCGGCCTCCGAGATCGAGCGCACGCTGGTGCGTCTTGCCCACGAAATTGTCGAGAAGAACAACGGGGTGCAGAACCTCGCTCTGGTGGGGATACGCCGGCGTGGCGTTCCGCTGGCCGAGCGGGTTGCGACGATCCTCGAGCGCATTGAGAAGACCCCGGTTCCAGTGGGCACGCTCGATATCACCCTCTACCGTGACGACCTCTCTACCGTAGACGCGACCCCCCAGGTAAAACCGAAGGCGTTGGAGTGCGACATAGTCGGCAAGGATGTCGTGCTGGTGGACGATGTGCTTTACACCGGACGCACGATTCGCGCCGCACTGGATGCGCTGATTGATTGTGGGCGTCCGCGGCGGGTGCAGTTGCTGGTGCTGGTGGACCGCGGTCATCGCGAGCTGCCGATTGAAGCGACGTTCGTCGGTCGGCGCGTGCCCACTACAGAAGACGAAGTGGTTGAGGTGAAGCTACAGGAGCTGGATGGCTCCGAGAAAGTGATGCTGGCGGAACGCATCAACCCATAG
- a CDS encoding aspartate carbamoyltransferase catalytic subunit has product MKSKKPRSLLGIEGMESKEINALLKLAARMEPTRRRNTLRGKTVVLLFYENSTRTRSSFELAAKVLGATTILITATASSIEKGESLIDTGYTVRALGADAIVMRHPSSGAHWLLAEHLDIPIINAGDGMHEHPSQGLLDALTILQAKKKFKGLKIAIVGDIYHSRVARSNVHLLPKLGAKVVLCGPPDLCPDEMAKIASGIEVSHNLDHALSGADVVMSLRVQKERLVGRQIGVEDYIANYQITPEKLALAKKDAVLMHPGPIIRGMELTSEVADGHASKILAQVHNGVKVRMAILQTLLAKN; this is encoded by the coding sequence ATGAAATCGAAAAAGCCCCGCTCCCTGCTTGGCATCGAAGGCATGGAGTCCAAAGAGATCAACGCCCTCCTGAAACTCGCCGCCCGTATGGAGCCGACGAGACGCCGCAACACCCTTCGTGGCAAAACCGTTGTCCTTCTCTTTTACGAAAATTCGACACGTACGCGGTCTTCGTTCGAACTAGCCGCGAAGGTGCTAGGAGCAACAACGATCCTCATCACAGCGACGGCGTCTTCGATTGAGAAGGGCGAGTCGCTGATTGATACCGGCTACACCGTGCGGGCGCTCGGCGCAGATGCAATCGTGATGCGACATCCCTCCTCTGGGGCACACTGGCTGCTGGCGGAGCACCTCGATATCCCGATCATTAACGCTGGGGACGGTATGCACGAACATCCGTCGCAGGGATTGCTCGATGCGCTGACGATCTTGCAGGCGAAGAAGAAGTTCAAAGGGCTCAAGATCGCGATTGTCGGAGATATCTATCATTCGCGTGTGGCGCGTTCGAATGTGCACCTGCTGCCGAAGCTGGGAGCGAAGGTGGTGCTGTGCGGGCCGCCGGATTTGTGTCCGGATGAGATGGCGAAGATCGCGTCGGGAATTGAGGTATCGCACAACCTCGATCACGCGCTCAGTGGGGCCGATGTGGTGATGTCGCTGCGGGTGCAGAAAGAACGGCTCGTGGGACGGCAGATCGGCGTGGAAGATTACATTGCCAACTACCAGATCACGCCGGAAAAGCTTGCGCTGGCGAAAAAGGATGCAGTGTTGATGCATCCGGGGCCGATCATTCGCGGGATGGAGTTGACCAGCGAAGTCGCGGACGGGCATGCGTCGAAGATCCTCGCGCAGGTTCACAACGGCGTGAAGGTGCGGATGGCGATACTGCAGACGCTGCTGGCTAAAAACTAA
- a CDS encoding helix-turn-helix domain-containing protein, giving the protein MEYIFKNIGSLIRAERLRRGLTQTELASHVRMPQSQLSRIEKGANVSLSTLAEISRALDLEPMLIPKRLLPAVNHIIGYTTSGDPEAQRPPSLVSHEED; this is encoded by the coding sequence ATGGAATATATCTTTAAAAATATAGGAAGTCTCATTCGCGCGGAGCGATTGCGGCGTGGGCTGACCCAAACTGAATTAGCCTCGCACGTCCGCATGCCGCAAAGCCAACTTTCCCGCATCGAGAAGGGCGCAAATGTAAGCCTCTCGACGTTAGCGGAAATATCGCGAGCGCTCGACCTTGAGCCAATGCTCATTCCCAAGCGCCTGTTACCGGCGGTCAACCACATTATTGGATATACGACATCCGGTGACCCGGAGGCACAACGACCTCCCTCCCTGGTTAGCCATGAAGAAGACTAG
- a CDS encoding type II toxin-antitoxin system HipA family toxin has protein sequence MKKTRVADTRPSTLLVKLGDTAVGTITQLGGFDRNLFAFDAAYLADAQRPTLSLSFLDVEGQPRITEQLTRSKVPPFFSNLLPEGMLREYLVERTGIPSEKEFLLLWMVGRDLPGNVIVEDMEGRPSPPLSEYLGGRLSLTANRRAAPLPRFSLAGVQMKFGAGKHPGNRLSIPARGLGGDWIVKLPSPQYDSLPDNEYSMMMLGKDIGIDVPEFGLATTKRIEGIPEGFANLDANAYYVKRFDRTPKSRIHIEDFNQIFGQFPDQKYGKQSYNAIGKNIFRILGEADYREFVRRLVFSILVGNMDMHLKNWSVVYKDGRTPRLSPAYDLVSTIVYPGIDKALPLSFAGTKDAQQVDEDLLVSFAAKTEAPRNYVLETATETVRSFKDAWSAKAKDLPLRKEWREMISARLATLPIANLGSQETTKKRRRGRPRRGA, from the coding sequence ATGAAGAAGACTAGGGTCGCCGACACTCGCCCAAGCACGTTGCTTGTGAAGCTTGGCGACACCGCGGTGGGCACGATCACACAGCTTGGGGGCTTCGACAGAAATCTGTTTGCATTCGACGCGGCCTACCTTGCCGATGCGCAGCGGCCGACGTTAAGTCTCAGTTTTCTGGATGTGGAGGGGCAACCGAGAATCACGGAACAACTCACGCGAAGCAAGGTCCCACCGTTTTTTTCCAACCTGCTACCGGAAGGGATGCTTCGTGAGTACCTGGTCGAACGAACGGGAATACCGTCGGAAAAAGAGTTCCTACTGCTGTGGATGGTGGGGAGGGATTTACCGGGAAATGTGATCGTCGAGGACATGGAGGGCCGTCCATCGCCGCCTCTTTCGGAGTATCTCGGCGGCAGACTATCGCTCACTGCGAACCGTCGCGCTGCCCCTCTACCCCGCTTTTCCTTAGCGGGAGTGCAAATGAAGTTCGGCGCGGGGAAGCACCCTGGCAATCGGCTCAGTATTCCGGCGCGGGGACTTGGCGGAGATTGGATCGTGAAGCTACCGTCTCCACAGTACGATTCGCTGCCTGACAACGAGTACTCGATGATGATGCTTGGCAAAGACATCGGCATCGACGTGCCTGAGTTTGGGTTAGCAACTACGAAACGTATAGAAGGAATTCCGGAGGGATTTGCGAATCTCGATGCGAATGCCTACTACGTAAAGCGCTTCGATCGGACGCCCAAGTCGCGGATTCATATCGAGGACTTCAATCAAATCTTCGGCCAGTTCCCCGATCAGAAATATGGGAAGCAAAGTTACAACGCTATCGGAAAGAACATCTTCAGAATTCTGGGTGAAGCGGATTATCGGGAGTTTGTGCGACGGCTGGTTTTCAGCATCCTCGTCGGCAACATGGATATGCACCTGAAGAATTGGTCCGTGGTGTACAAGGATGGCCGAACACCAAGGCTCTCTCCGGCTTACGATCTTGTCTCGACAATTGTGTACCCTGGGATCGACAAGGCGTTGCCGCTCTCCTTCGCGGGCACGAAAGATGCGCAGCAGGTGGATGAGGATTTGCTCGTAAGCTTCGCCGCAAAAACCGAGGCCCCGCGCAACTACGTACTCGAAACGGCGACCGAGACGGTACGCAGCTTCAAAGATGCGTGGTCCGCAAAAGCAAAAGACCTGCCTTTGCGAAAAGAGTGGAGAGAGATGATTTCGGCTCGCCTCGCGACCCTGCCAATCGCCAACCTGGGATCGCAGGAAACCACCAAGAAAAGACGACGAGGAAGGCCGCGGCGCGGCGCGTGA